DNA sequence from the Treponema sp. OMZ 838 genome:
CTTCGGTAAGTTTCATGCCGGCCATTGCGATAGAGCGATGGGCAAGCTCTTCTCCAGCCGGTCCTGTTTGTTCCATTAAATATAAGAAAATCGGTAAATCGAGGTTGCTGTAGTGTTCGGAAAGGATAATGCCTTTCTTTCCTGCTTTAATTGCTTGCAAAAATTCGGTAATGTGTTTTTCAGGGTATAGTTTTGAACCGTCTAACAAAAGTTTTTTTACGGCGGATTCCAAGATTGTACGAATCTGAGGATTTTCCATTTTGTGTACATTTTCTTCAGTGATAACATTATCCTTACTTGCATACTGCTCAAATAGCGGCCTGAGTTCTTCAAGCATATTTTTTAGTACAAGACCGTCCATGTTTTCCTCCTAAAAATAATTGGGAGCATATCTAACAAGTGAATCTTTTAGAGATGCCCCATCATCACTTTATCTAAAAAAGACCGGATAGTACCGGCCGATAATATCATCCTATACGGAAAGGCGCTCCAGTAACGGCGGTAGGTTGTAAATCGATTTAATCGATGGAATTCCGGACGTTTTGGTAAAATCCGTACATCGCTCCTTTTCGTCGATGAGTACGCTCCGGCCGCCAATTTGAACAAACCCCTGAACGTAAGCGGGACAATCATCTAAAAACAATGTTTCCTCAATCGTTTTATGTACAGCGGCAAGCGGTTTGGTAAAGGCTGCCGATTGCGGTTTTCCTTTCCCTTGGTTGTAGGAAATATCAAAAACGCCGAGGAATAAGTCACTGATATTAAAGAAGTTCAAAACCCGTTCTGCGTGTGCCATCGGTGCATTGGTTAATACCGTCATCGGCATTTGTAACGAAATGAGAAAGTCGCGTAAATGGGGATCCGGCTGTAATTCTGAAATTTCCGAAGCAGGATGTACTGCGGCAAAATAAGTGTCTCTGTCGCTAAAATGATATTCACACTCAAGCCATTCGAGCGTTGTGCCGTAGTTGTGCCGCCGCGCACGTTGCAGCCTGATAGCTTCTTCCAACGGAACCGATAGAAAATCGGCAATAAATTGAAACATCCGCTCGGAGATTCTCCGTTCCATCAGATTCGATGCAGAATAAAGTGTATTATCAATGTCGAAAAGTAAATGCCCTATCATCTCTGTTGCAGTATAGCACAAAAACTAAAAAAGTCCATTAAAATAGGCTTGTTCGGCGCTATAAGCATGACTATTAACCGTTAGGCTGACAATGGTAAAGCTGCCGTCTTTATTTTTAATACACCGTTTTATATCTTTTGAAATTTTTTTTGATTCGACATCGTATATGGATTGCTTTAGTGTAAAGGCGGTCTGCTTTCCTTCAATAGTCGTATATGGCAGCAGGGTTTTTGCATAAGGGCTTGAAGCGGTTAATAATCGAAGTAATTGTTCGGGTACGGATAACTTATTTCCGTTTTCTGCCTGCGGTGCATTGACCGTACTTACCGTTAAAAAGGCCGTATTTCCGCAAAGAAAAGAGTTATCTGCAATTTTTTTCCACTGGTTATCCAAATGGAGCCGCGTGCCCGATACGGTTACCGTTTCTTTTTTTGCCGCCTTATTGAGGGTAAATACGTTTGTGTCCTGCTGAGGTTCTACCGGATCGTAGCCGTAGAATACCGATTCTCCATTGCCGTT
Encoded proteins:
- a CDS encoding HAD-IA family hydrolase, encoding MIGHLLFDIDNTLYSASNLMERRISERMFQFIADFLSVPLEEAIRLQRARRHNYGTTLEWLECEYHFSDRDTYFAAVHPASEISELQPDPHLRDFLISLQMPMTVLTNAPMAHAERVLNFFNISDLFLGVFDISYNQGKGKPQSAAFTKPLAAVHKTIEETLFLDDCPAYVQGFVQIGGRSVLIDEKERCTDFTKTSGIPSIKSIYNLPPLLERLSV